Within Bradymonas sediminis, the genomic segment CGCCCCCCGAGCCCAGCCAAGCCAGCGCGCTCGCCGAGCCCCACGAAAAACCCGCGCCCCCTCGCCCGGCACCCCGCGATCCGGCGGCCGCCAGCGTCTCGCCATCGCTCGTCTGGGCCGCCATCCAGGAGTCGGGGTGGAAGCGCATCGGCAAGCTCAGCAGCTTTGACGCCGGCGGCCTCACCCAGGAGAACGGGCGCTTTCGCAAAAGCGGGCATACCGTCGCGGTCACCGTCTTTAGCGCCAATGACCACGGTGAGATGCCCGACTATTCCGAGGTCGCCGAGCCCCCCGCCCAGGTGATCGACTTCGGCACTACCTTCGTCCAGGTCGCCCCGGGAACCCCGTCCACCACCGTCGAGGCCATCGACCACCTGGCCGGGAGCCTGCGAAAGCTCCAGGAGATCATCGAGGAGCAAAGAGAAGACGCCGCCCCCTGACTCAGGACTCGAAGAACTTCGCGTTCAGCTCGATATATTCTTCCCACTCCTCGGGCACATCGAACTCCTCGAAGATCGCCTCGACCGGGCACTCCGGCTCACAGGCCCCGCAGTCGATGCAGATCTGCGGGTCGATGAACAACTGCATATTTGCGAGCCTCGCCTCATCGCCGTCGAGCTGGAT encodes:
- a CDS encoding 4Fe-4S dicluster domain-containing protein, which produces MAFVITQPCLGCLDASCVEVCPVDCIHGLLPVDEIRQIQLDGDEARLANMQLFIDPQICIDCGACEPECPVEAIFEEFDVPEEWEEYIELNAKFFES